The nucleotide window GCATATAATAATTCATCTGATAGGGACCGGCGCCGGCCGGCATAAATTCAATGAACCGGATATGATAAGGTTTCTCCACGGCCAGACGGACAAAGGCTGGAATCTCATGGTCGTTTATCCCCCTCAGGACCACCATATTCAGTTTAATCGGAGCCAAGCCCGCGGCCTCCGCGGCATGGATCCCGGACCATACATCCTCAATCGCGCCCCTGCGAGTGATCTTCCTGAACATCACGGGATCGAGGGTGTCAAGACTGACATTGACTCGGCGGACTCCGGCCTCAAAAAGCGGGCGAGCATAATCCCTGAGCAGAATCCCGTTGGTGGTGAGACTGATATCCGCCAGGCCCGGGATGCGGTACAAGAGCTTAACCAGATCCACCACGCCTCTTCGGATCAGGGGTTCTCCGCCGGTGATCCGTATCTTCGTAATCCCGTTTCGAACGGCGTATTCTGCGACCCTGACAATTTCTTCATAAGTCAGGATCTCTCCATGCGGGAGAACGCTCACCCCCTGCTCAGGCATGCAATAAAGGCAGCGAAGATTGCAGCGGTCGATCACCGAGATCCTGAGATAGTTAATCCGACGATGATACAGATCAAATAATGCCATGACACGTCCCAAATCTAAGCAGGGTTCGAGGATTCAAGGGGTCCAGGGTTCAAGTGTTTTCGCCCCAAGGTTTATCCCTTCCTTGCACTTGACCCCTTAAACCCTCGGCCCCTCGACCCCTTTTGTTCTTAGTTTTCCCGCACCTTGGTTTGATACTCTGGCTTCAACATGTACTTGTTGCTGACATATCCGAAAACGGGAACCGTAACGATTCTCTGGGTGGAATTGTTTTTGACCTGGAGATACCCCTGAAAGATCCCTGAACGGTTCTCAGGAGCGGCCACCACCTTGACCTTGATGGATTCTTTCGGCTTGATCGTCTTTTTCCGGCCCGGGTCATCCCCGCCTGCCGACACGCCGCTTCGTCCCACATATTCCTCGATGACCAGGTCCGCGGTCCCTGTGTTGGTGATGGTAATTTCATCAGTAGTGGACCCGCCCGGTTCCACCACGCCGATGTCCAGAGTCATGGGGTCCACCTGAACCTGCGGCTGGTCGCCAAGATCCACCTTGCCGGTGAGCCTGACCTCGGCATTGGGCTTTTCCGGGTCATTAGAGACAATCGTCACGGTCTTGGTCTGCGGGCCGCTCCGCCCGCCGGTGTTAAAGGTCACCTTGATGGTTCCCTGCTTTTTCGGAGGGATGGTCTTATCCGAGGTCACTGCGGCCGTGCACCCGCAAGAAGTTCTCAGATCGGTAATGACCAGATCGGCATCTCCCGTATTCTTGAACTTGAACTCGTGTATCACCTCTTTCCCCTGTTTGGCCGTGCCGAAATCAAACCCTTCCTCTTCCAGAAGGATCTTCGGGCCGGAAGCCCGAGCAGATTGAACACCGATCAAAAGGACGATTGAGCATAAAATGAAGAGGCGATAAAATCGTTTCATGACGGTTTCAGCTCCTTTCTTCAAATCTTCCAAATAATCCGATAAAGACAAATTGCACGTTTTTTAAGTATAGAAATCTCAGGTAGTCCTGTCAACTAAATATTCAAAACACTAAATATTCAAAACCAGTTGCGCAAATGCATCCGATCTGCTATCTTTCCCCCCGTCTCTCGTCAGCAAGGCTCCTGGAGGT belongs to Nitrospirae bacterium CG2_30_53_67 and includes:
- a CDS encoding cyclic pyranopterin phosphate synthase MoaA — encoded protein: MALFDLYHRRINYLRISVIDRCNLRCLYCMPEQGVSVLPHGEILTYEEIVRVAEYAVRNGITKIRITGGEPLIRRGVVDLVKLLYRIPGLADISLTTNGILLRDYARPLFEAGVRRVNVSLDTLDPVMFRKITRRGAIEDVWSGIHAAEAAGLAPIKLNMVVLRGINDHEIPAFVRLAVEKPYHIRFIEFMPAGAGPYQMNYYMPTAEIIARVAECAEISPLPSHINDGPAKRYRIAGACGSVGFISPISSHFCDTCNRLRLTADGRIRSCLFSDREIHLKPVLRSGRNEKEIDEGLSLLFKEALKNKPAGHKVDFKKIPHLDRTMSGIGG